Proteins from a genomic interval of Rhodothermus marinus:
- a CDS encoding multicopper oxidase family protein — protein sequence MPDRRTFLRALLGTTAALAVPGLWTAGCRREPADAATIAPSLRRDTPTGPTRTVRLRAEEIEVEVAPGHVYRTWGYNGAFPGPELRVREGEQLQVVVENHLPEGTTIHWHGVPVPNAMDGVPGLTQDPIAPGQTFTYTFVAAPSGSYLYHSHVGLQLDRGLLGALIIEETTPHVSYDREYTLVLDDFLPGEPRPLTAATPGMRGRGMMGRGMMGGMMGVQVPPYAGSLINGRLPEAAPVFEVRRGERVRLRLLNPSGASTFRFAIDGHAMLVTHADGRPVEPVRVDNLLIGMGERYDVIIEADNPGRWAIVAVPVEGTHPPARAVLHYRESRARGLLFGLPETLRGRPLDYSDLKCLEMLPAQRPDRSFDLLLSGGMMMDPRWTINGQAYPDAEPLEIARGERVRFRMVNHSMMLHPMHLHGHFFRVGDALKDTVLVPPHIGRVVFDFVADNPGRWFFHCHNLYHLESGMAREVRYRA from the coding sequence ATGCCCGACCGCCGCACGTTTCTACGCGCGTTGCTGGGCACGACGGCTGCCCTGGCGGTGCCCGGTCTATGGACGGCCGGGTGCCGTCGGGAGCCGGCCGACGCCGCCACCATCGCGCCCTCGCTACGCCGAGATACGCCGACCGGTCCCACCCGCACCGTTCGACTTCGAGCGGAGGAGATCGAAGTCGAGGTCGCACCGGGGCACGTCTACCGCACCTGGGGCTACAACGGCGCCTTCCCCGGGCCGGAGCTTCGGGTGCGCGAGGGCGAACAGCTGCAGGTCGTGGTCGAGAACCACCTGCCTGAAGGGACTACCATCCACTGGCACGGCGTGCCGGTCCCCAATGCCATGGACGGCGTGCCCGGTCTGACGCAGGACCCCATCGCGCCGGGCCAGACGTTCACCTATACGTTCGTGGCCGCTCCCTCCGGTAGCTATCTTTACCACAGCCACGTGGGCCTGCAGCTCGATCGCGGTCTGCTCGGCGCTTTAATTATCGAAGAAACGACTCCCCATGTCTCCTACGACCGGGAGTACACGCTGGTGCTGGACGACTTCCTACCGGGTGAACCCCGGCCGCTCACCGCTGCGACGCCCGGTATGCGGGGCCGGGGCATGATGGGACGCGGGATGATGGGCGGCATGATGGGTGTGCAGGTGCCCCCGTACGCCGGTTCACTCATCAACGGCCGCCTGCCCGAGGCGGCTCCGGTCTTCGAAGTGCGGCGTGGCGAGCGGGTGCGCCTCCGCCTGCTGAATCCCTCCGGGGCCAGCACCTTTCGCTTTGCCATCGACGGCCATGCGATGCTCGTCACCCATGCCGATGGCCGCCCGGTCGAACCCGTCCGCGTCGACAACCTGCTCATCGGAATGGGCGAACGCTACGACGTAATCATCGAAGCCGACAACCCCGGTCGCTGGGCCATTGTGGCCGTTCCGGTCGAGGGCACGCACCCGCCGGCCCGGGCCGTGCTCCACTACCGGGAAAGCCGGGCACGCGGCCTGCTCTTCGGCCTGCCCGAAACACTCCGCGGCCGTCCGCTCGACTACAGCGATCTGAAATGCCTCGAAATGCTACCGGCACAGCGGCCGGATCGCTCCTTCGATCTGCTGCTTTCAGGCGGCATGATGATGGACCCGCGCTGGACAATCAACGGCCAGGCCTATCCGGACGCTGAGCCGCTGGAAATCGCCCGGGGCGAGCGCGTGCGCTTCCGCATGGTCAACCACAGCATGATGCTGCACCCGATGCACCTGCACGGCCACTTCTTCCGCGTGGGCGATGCCCTGAAAGATACCGTGCTGGTGCCGCCGCATATAGGACGTGTCGTGTTCGACTTTGTGGCCGACAACCCCGGACGCTGGTTCTTCCACTGCCACAACCTCTACCACCTCGAAAGCGGCATGGCCCGCGAAGTCCGCTACCGCGCCTGA
- a CDS encoding cupin domain-containing protein, with amino-acid sequence MQITRVYTGPDGRAVFGRWELKLRDAGADGLLSKRWSAGHIQFLEAPAGHAHDWRTVGTRQLLVVLEGEIDVIVPDQAPRRFGPGEAVLFEDTSGSGHRLHIPGTTACRALLVTLPADEPLDEVQEAGEESFPASDPPSWTGTTAT; translated from the coding sequence ATGCAGATCACCCGTGTTTATACCGGCCCGGATGGGCGGGCCGTTTTCGGCCGATGGGAACTGAAGCTTCGGGATGCCGGTGCCGATGGATTGCTTTCCAAGCGCTGGTCGGCCGGGCATATTCAATTCCTGGAAGCGCCGGCCGGGCATGCGCACGACTGGCGTACGGTGGGCACCCGGCAGTTACTGGTGGTGCTGGAAGGGGAGATCGACGTGATCGTACCCGATCAGGCCCCCCGGCGCTTCGGTCCGGGCGAAGCCGTCCTTTTCGAGGATACGTCAGGAAGCGGACACCGTCTGCATATTCCGGGCACGACGGCCTGCCGGGCTCTCCTGGTAACGCTGCCCGCCGATGAACCGCTGGACGAAGTGCAGGAGGCCGGCGAGGAGTCGTTCCCGGCCAGCGACCCGCCGTCCTGGACCGGCACGACCGCCACTTGA
- a CDS encoding ring-cleaving dioxygenase, whose protein sequence is MGVHGIHHVTAICGPAQENLDFYVGVLGLRLVKRSVNQDDPTTYHLFYADGAGTPGTDLTFFPWPDLPPAREGTGRVMTVAFAVHPESLDYWQQRLTRYGVAFEPTTSPFGEAVLRFQDPHGLRLALVATEQERPFVPWDDSPVPPAHQLRGFHSVQLWERELAPTEQVLTEHLGFRRLAAEGVWYRYAVEEGAPGQLVDVQVLPGAMSGRDGRGGVHHVAWRTRDVAEEDGLRRALAEAGLRPTGLIDRFWFTSVYFREPGGVLFELATDGPGFARDEEPAHLGEKLVLPPWLEPHRADIEAALPPLRVPEPAAWT, encoded by the coding sequence ATGGGCGTGCACGGAATTCATCACGTGACGGCAATCTGCGGTCCGGCTCAGGAGAACCTTGATTTCTACGTCGGGGTGCTGGGGCTGCGACTGGTGAAGCGGTCGGTCAATCAGGACGATCCCACCACCTATCATCTGTTCTATGCGGACGGGGCCGGGACGCCAGGTACCGACCTGACGTTCTTCCCGTGGCCGGACCTGCCGCCCGCTCGTGAGGGGACGGGACGCGTGATGACGGTGGCGTTCGCCGTGCACCCCGAGAGTCTGGATTACTGGCAGCAGCGCCTGACCCGCTATGGGGTGGCCTTCGAGCCGACCACCTCGCCCTTTGGGGAGGCGGTGTTGCGCTTTCAGGATCCACACGGGCTCCGGCTGGCGCTGGTGGCGACCGAGCAGGAGCGGCCGTTCGTGCCCTGGGACGACAGTCCGGTGCCGCCCGCGCATCAACTGCGGGGCTTTCACTCGGTGCAGCTCTGGGAGCGGGAGCTGGCGCCCACCGAGCAGGTGCTGACCGAACACCTGGGCTTCCGGCGCCTTGCAGCAGAAGGAGTCTGGTATCGCTACGCCGTCGAGGAAGGTGCGCCGGGGCAGCTGGTGGACGTGCAGGTGCTGCCCGGCGCCATGTCGGGGCGTGATGGGCGAGGCGGTGTGCATCACGTGGCCTGGCGCACGCGCGACGTAGCCGAGGAGGACGGGTTACGGCGGGCGCTGGCCGAGGCCGGTCTTCGGCCGACCGGGCTGATCGACCGGTTCTGGTTCACCTCGGTTTATTTCCGGGAGCCGGGTGGTGTGCTCTTCGAGCTGGCCACCGACGGACCCGGTTTTGCCCGCGACGAGGAGCCGGCCCACCTGGGCGAAAAGCTGGTGCTGCCGCCCTGGCTGGAGCCGCACCGGGCCGACATCGAAGCGGCGCTGCCGCCACTTCGGGTGCCCGAACCGGCGGCGTGGACCTGA